Within the Drosophila miranda strain MSH22 chromosome Y unlocalized genomic scaffold, D.miranda_PacBio2.1 Contig_Y2_pilon, whole genome shotgun sequence genome, the region GCTTCTGCTTAAAAGTGCGCTGGGTGTTCCTTCCGTCCACACGATTTCTTCGCAAGACACCACGTTCCATAGCCTGGCGTAGCTCTTGCGCCACATCAATGTCCGTAGGGATGTGAATTTGCCGGATCATGCGATTGCGAACCATAAAATTGTCGAATGGATGTTGCCCGCCATTGCGATCAATGAGAACGGCATTTGAGAGCTCACAGGTCATGTGTCCGTCGGCTATATCGACAACTCCAGCCACAGAAGTCTCATTTCGTAGGTCCATCAGCACAGAGTGTCCTTGCAGCATCACAGGCCAACAGTTGAGAGTGTTGGCAATAAAATACTTTTCTTGTGAACTGAATTTCTGCATTTTTATAGAATTTGCATGAATTTGATTCAAATTATTTACAGGCTGCAAGGGTACAAGGGCTGCTTACTTCTCACCACCGGAGACAATAGAAATAAaattttttggttttaaatcatctcaaggatgatcGGATTTTGATCGTAGCACTGTAGCCACATTGATCAGACAGGTCGACAATAGAAATAAAGGCAAATAAAGACAATAACTTTTGTTTTGTTCCGCAATTGCTCTGCTcgccagtgtgaccgcggatttatcgataaaatatatcgtccgaccctcagaaatataccgaaacataccgcctcattttcaaaatataccgtaaatatactgacgaattcaagttatattttacatattccacgtttttgatattccgtcgaatattactagctatatagaaccactaaccatacagtatatagatgtgccagttcatacaacgaaagcgtcacacactggctagcgcgaTCAAtaccccagagtgacgtcatcatgagagagagagagcgcagagagaacatctttgcatgtgttagtacacacgcaatatgtttcgacaaaaatatgtgattgtatgttttttcagattttttgaactctctcaggtctggttctgttttgccaccagcatgttttagtgtatgggtgcacatgcattctcacgtactttgcgtgtgtgtgtttagtattgctggccgctagaactgaaatttgagtttgggtcttttgatggactgacctaccgccacaaaataaatgaagaacgggcagggggtgggggtatggtacactagggcgcgggaaatgaaataaaagctgttatttgtttgatttataccacaaaatataaaatattacaataatataattacacatttatttccttattttaaacaggtttattataaattataaaaattatgcaaacgccgtcggttctcgacttttttgtttattataactaaaacaatgatgtatctaaatatacaatataagaaaaaatatatatgtatatacttaaataaatatgcataaatataaatggaattggttttacatatatttcaaatcAATTGTCAATCGCGCGCTTTCCGACGGGAATCTGCAAAGCAAAATTTAGATGCCGGTCGCACCTTGAATACTCTCATGGACAATACCCATAAATTATCTAATTCAATTATAAAATatcttatgtacatacatatgtacataaatattaaagtttattacattcgtatattttattttgatatatttaatCGGCATTTCGAGACAAAGTCtcacaaattcaatttaaaaagAAGCATAGTccaaaaatgtataattttaACTGCTTTAAATTTTCCGATCCGTACTTTGTACACCGAAATCATCTGCTCAATCAGTTTGTATTGATTTTGATTAGAAAAAATTGTAAATGGTTAACAGATAGGATGATAGGGAATCAAAATGCAAAATCATACGAGAAGAAGCTCAAAATTTTGCGGCAGTAGgattttttatttcattttataaaatgtatgtaagtTAACGACAAAGTTGCCAAAAAACCAGCAACCGACACGAGCCGCTCCAGATCGCCAAAACTGCTGGATCAGCGTCTGGACGATATCCGCCAACGGCGAGGGATTCCGAGAAATACCTCGCCACGGCTGAACTGCTGTCGTTGCATCGCTGCAACATTCCGCGGTCGCGAACCCACAGTAAGAATAGGGCCtcaaaatatattgaaaagtAGTCTTTAATTATTCGTCAAATAAAGAACACGGACTTCGTCCGCAAGAAAACtctgttggacagaatttcgctgccgttgcaagggatgttcttgtaccgaaaagtaacgaggggaacgttgtgagttgctgcggacaccgcaactctacagttatacccgatacttagtcagtatggctctcttccggcagacgccgctaatattaaacgacacgacaaagagtgcgtgcgagagagacagaaaatcagtctgagcgtgacgtcgggcgctgcgtagccagtggaaattgatttgttccttttggctataaaaattatctgatctggtccagattcagcaatctgatagatatggtcgttatctatgattctgcgtttttagttttctcgaatgtgcaatattgtggatgcaacagattttcgttctttgtgggggcggaagggggtggggtgaaattctgagatatacgtcttatagtgagatctaacagaagtgcggataccaaataccaaaacggtcaaggtccgatatcacaggagcatttggcatttgcatttggcaaaaccgaccatgaaacctgtgtgttagagagagacagagcgagaaagaatgaaattgttttcttgattctggctataataattatacgatctggttgagatcttacattctaaaacatatagtcatcctctacgattctgcgtttttggttttatcgtatctttaaaaatgtggatgccacagattttcgtcctttgtgggggcggaagtgggcggggcgaagttttgaaatatttttgtagcagtgacatatcacagaagtctggatacaaaacatcgttgctctagctcttacagtctttgagcactaggcgctgaaggggacggacagacggacggaaggacagacggacagacagacatggctcaatcgactcggctattgatgctgatcaagaacatatatactttatggggtcggaaacgattccttctgaacgttacacacatccacttttaccacaaatctaatatacccaatactcattttgagtatcgggtataaaaacgcaaacattcatatgtaaggtttatttgtaactaataaatgctctgcttgcaggcagatagagaccgaacgaaagggagaacaaaaagggagataagagaacgtcgcttcgttacgtctctcactcatacatacgtctacatactcatatgtctgtcaatacatgcgtgcattgctagagatggtcattcttcaacacccttcctcaatgcgtgcatgcttccatttaactcaatttaaacttaacaattttgtaaattcgacatgctttctcttagggagattcttggtcaagatatctgcaatcatatctgttgtactagcatactttaacttaacttgaccttcttctacaatctgtcgtacaaagtgatatctaatatcaatatgcttggtccttgagtgatgcactgggttcccagccagctcttgtgcgctcagattatcgccatataaggtagttgaggtagcgtcatctccacagccaatttcaatgattaagcgacgtaagaatatggactccttacacgcagccgacagtgccatgtattctgcctccgtgctgctaagtgccacgctgcgttgtttctcagatcgccaagaaattgggccacctgccaaaaaataaacatagcccgtatacgacttccggttagttcgatagccgccccaatccgcatccacacatccagtaagtggctggtgacaccctttgtaaagtagtttgaagttcatcgtcgctgccaagtacctcagaacgtgcttcacaccagccagatgctctgcgtgcggatctttgttcctctgggccaactttgcaactgaatgcaaaatgtccggtctggttgtgagtgccagccacatcagctcaccaatcatggattgatacatgacaggatcaaccttttgacactgctcattagtacaatccacctggaaccccgcatccaacggagtagccactggtctacattcgtccatgtcgtgagcttgcaatagttccttgatgtattgcgagtggcctatggtgataggcccaagctcaccttcacggtgcacctccatgcttaaaaacagctctggaacacctttgtcgatacattcgaacgcatttgaaatagccgatttgataccgagcatgtcctctttggactgacatgctataagtaaatcgtcaacatataccaagattaacgataagttacctttccctctctgctggtagaggcacggctcgttgtcacaggaaacaaaacccagattagtcaggacgccattcagcttcgaattccattcccttcctgactgcttcaatccatatattgcctttttaagcagcatagccttcgctggataagctcgatcaatgtacccttgtggttgcttcatgtacaccgtatcgctcaggtcactgttgaggtatgccgtacatacatccatttggttgacatataatttcaattctgctgctagcgcaagaataaatcgcaggctctccagtctgcagactggagaaaatgtttccgcatagtttatgccgtactgctgggagcaaccttttgcccccagccgcgccttgaaacgttcgatttgaccatctttgtcgcgtttcaggctatatacccacttgcatccaactgctcgttgtcctgccggtaagtctgccaactgccatgtctcgtttgccattaatgcctcatattcgcgttgcatcgcttcggaccaatgtgatgcatgaatactgatcaacgcctcctcgtaggatactggaatctttacgtcgctggcaaccagagcaccaagaatgttgtactcctttctcggacggccaggtttgccggtccgaatcagccttggtctgccaggtccaacgcgaggagctggctcatctgactcaatcttttctgttgcgctctcgtacccatcagtaccgctgctactgggattctccccgtcaacgcttgcaccatggctgctgtctccaccgctgctgtcaatgtcatcagtatcgccgcctgactgcatgctaacttctgccttcggaagttcgaatgtgactgtatccttgtcgtcttggatctcgtcaaagagaacatctcgcctctcaatcacttgatgagacacagggtcatacagtcgatagcccttagccgctactgaatatccaatcatgcgatattctttgccttttggttgaattttactcttccttggacccttgtccaaagctactgcaacggagccaaaaacctttagatgaccaacaaaaggtttcttaccagtccacgcttccataggcgtcatactggtcagcgccttggtcggtgatcgattccgtacatacacagctgcgttgactgcctcagctcacaaggattcgcctaatcctgactggaccagcatacatcttgacatttccaccagagtgcggtttgccctctcagcaacgccgttttgctgtggagtgtacgccattgtcagctgcctctcaatcccattagttttcagaaattcatcaaacgatttgttgacaaattcaccgccattgtcgctccggatacatttgagactttttcccgtttgccgttcaaccagggttttgaactcgacgaacttctggaagacttcatcctttgtccgcaggaaatacacaaatatacgccttgatttgtcatcgatgaaggttagaaaataatttgatccagcaagcgactgtgtgccaaagggcccgcacacatctgcatgaactagttccaatatatcttgagctctactggtggttgcaacaggaaatggttgcgCATGAATTTTGCTGACCATccatgttttgcaattcatattcgccgggaaacccatattttcaatgccgcgcaccattcctttgctgatcaaatctttcatactactgatgttcaagtggccgtaccgtttatgccacagggcaccatcagccttaaccgccgcaaaacagttgttttgttttcctcgaaacatatacaagtttccaactctgttcgcctttacaatgcattcgccattttggataactcgtgcatattcttgtccaaaagtgacgaaacatttattctgtacagcgctgctcaccgagaaataatttccattcatttcgggcacatagagaacattctttaacagcagcgtgcatatctctgtcttcagctctacttccccttttccttcagcttttaggaaaccggagtcagacagaccaatcatttctgtgtgtttctcgaactttgtgaataactgtttctcacaacacatgtggattgtggcaccactatccaaacaccacatactctttttcaaattatctgcgtccaacgcatttaatagactgcactgcttgttctccactcttgctgccctttccacattttcgctctccttcttacactgagccttcatatgcccgcgctcaccacacttgaaacatatcattgtattgtttctcttctttagcgctctgtgcgcggccggcttatgtactgcggtatatgcctttgcgtattccttttgatcttctgtgtttccctttcgttcgccttcttccttcagttttacgcatagaacatcgaaagtcggcagactgtcgcgcgtctctatggcgacaacgaagttttcgaattgttctggaaggcttgacaacaaaacaattgagcgcagttcatcatttagctcgattcctactgacccaaggccatcaagaatatCCACGAACTCATTAATGTAGCTTGGAAGgctttgcctttggtccaTGCGCTTGCTTAGCAGTTTCTTGGACAGTTGGACCTTTCGTACAGGTCCACTTGGTTGATGAacactctttaatttgttccatgcttcggacgacttactgcaatttttaatgtatcccaactgtgaagtttttacactcaatgtgatcatggccagcgccttttcatccttggcctgccaattcacaccttcgggaacatttgttggtagcaggtcaccagatgccacactccacaattcagcgtgcaccaacacagaccgcatttgaatacaccaggagtcataatttccctcctctaatttgtctatttgatacatcccgctcattgctgattatcgtttagtctctgagtcacACGGATGTTAATAGTTCGTAACTAAAACGTAACAAAATACgaacctgggcccataacctgttggacagaatttcgctgccgttgcaagggaagttcttgtaccgaaaagtaaaaacgcaaccattcatatgtaaggtttatttattaataaatgctctgctcgcaggcagatagagaccgaacgaaagggagaacaaaaagggagataagagaacgtcgcctcgttacgtctctcactcatacatacgtcaacatactcatatgtctgtcaatacatgcgtgcattgctagagatggtcattcttcaacaaaCTCAATACGTTGAATTTATTAATATAAAAATTTTACTTGTATAagtttattatattttgcttattttttattttcatttatatgtatgtacatacatatgtaacaGATTTAATTTTAGGCGGGGAACATGGATGTGACTTAATTACTTAAAAGTCTTGAAATTAAGTCATATCAAGTCGACTCAAAGGTCAGATTAATTTTTGACCCCATTTAATATATAATGGCCTCCTCGTGGTGTTCCCTGGGTACCGATCTTCAATCGGGAGCCAATTTGAGCGGCGAGtttaagtacatatgtatgtatgtatttacgtATATATATGAAGTTACATATATGAACATTCTTAAGGCATATCCTCTATTTATAGAAAGAAATATATACAGtatgtcaagaaactctttacacactgaaaagaaattaaattttttgactttggataagaaaataatggcctttggttcaaatttatcaaatttttttaattcataaccattcagggattaattataaagtagttagtgaaaaaaaaataacaaaactataaataggtaacttaaaaaataacaaaaacaatgattacTCATTTTTGACACTGTCAAGAAAGTCTTTacacaaaatattttcattttttaaattcaaaattCTTCGtaattatttaatatatttaacttattttaatatttggtaTGTCCACCCTTAGCATTGACTACATGCTGGAGCCGTTTTTTCATCGAATTTATCATTTTTTGTAGGTCATACTAAAGGGAATCTTTTGCCACTCTTCCAATATGAATTCTTTGAGCTGATTGCGGTTTTTGGGCTGTCTTTTTCCCACTTTCTTCTTCAAATAGGCCCACAAATTTTCAATGGGGTTAAGATCGGGACTCTGGGGTGGTGTATCAATAACTTTTCCACAGTTGTAAAGCAGCCAAGCTCTCACATTGGACTCTTTATGTTTGGGATCATTGTCTTGATAAAACTTAAATTTGGCCCTATTGTCCGTAATGAGACCAAATTTCTCCGCACTgctttttaaatttgtttttaaaattttgagGTACTGTTTGGCATCCATTGTGTTctcaataaattcaatatttccCACTCCTCGGCTAGAGATTTTGTTTCGTCGCAAAATATGACGTCATCCCAATACTCTGCCGGCTTACTGATCATGTTAACAGCGAAAGTGAAGCGCTTTTCCACATTGACCGACGAAAGCAGCGGTTTTTTTCGTGCCACTCTGGAAGAGTATTTATGGCGTAGAATAACCTGGCGTACTGTTTCGTGTGAAACAACCAAGTCAAGTTCTTCGTCAAGTTCCTTGGCCAGAGTCCTGACCGATATTTGCGGATTCTGATTAATTTTCCTCATGATTATGCGGTCTGCCCGTTTGTCTATCTTCCTTTTACGGCCACCTCCAGATTTGGTTTCCAGTCTCCCTTCGTTCTTCGCGCGACTTAGGACATTGTAAATTGTTTTCCTTGATACTGAAAACATGTCTACCATGTCTGCAACAGATTTGCCCAACTGGTGATTATAGTAAATCAACTGGACAACGTCAAAGCTTAATCTTTTGCCAGGCATTTTatagttttgttatttttttttcactaactactttataattaatccctgaatggttatgaattaaaaaaatttgataaatttgaaccaaaggccattattttcttatccaaagtcaaaaaatttaatttattttcagtgtgtaaagagtttcttgacatactgtatatgtatttatgcaaatttatttatgtatatatatattttttcttatattgtatatttagatacatcattgttttagttataataaacaaaaaagtcgagaaccgacggcgtttgcataatttttataatttataataaacctgtttaaaataaggaaataaatgtgtaattatattattgtaatattttatattttgtggtataaatcaaacaaataacagcttttatttcatttcccgcgccctagtgtaccatacccccaccccctgcccgttcttcatttattttgtggcggtaggtcagtccatcaaaagacccaaactcaaatttcagttctagcggccagcaatactaaacacacacacgcaaagtacgtgagaatgcatgtgcacccatacactaaaacatgctggtggcaaaacagaaccagacctgagagagttcaaaaaatctgaaaaaacatacaatcacatatttttgtcgaaacatattgcgtgtgtactaacacatgcaaagatgttctctctgcgctctctctctctcatgatgacgtcactctggggtaTTGATCGCGCaagccagtgtgtgacgctttcgttgtatgaactggcacatctatatactgtatggttagtggttctatatagctagtaatattcgacggaatatcaaaaacgtcgaatatgtaaaatataacttgaattcgtcagtatatttacggtatattttgaaaatgaggcggtatgtttcggtatatttctgagggtcggacgatatattttatcgataaatccgcggtcacactggcgAGCAGAGCAATTGCGGAACAAAACAAAGTTTATTGTCTTTATTTGCCTTTATTTCTATTGTCGACCTGTCTGATCAATGTGGCTACAGTGCTACGATCAAAATCCgatcatccttgagatgatttaaaaccaaaaaattTTATTTCTATTGTCTCCGGTGGTGAGAAGTAAGCAGAGAAATTTCTTATTTCCAACGAAGATAATTTAAGTTTGCTTGTGTACCCTTGCAGCCTGTAAATAATTTGAATCAAATTCATGCAAATTCTATAAAAATGCAGAAATTCAGTTCACAAGAAAAGTATTTAATTGCCAACACTCTCAACTGTTGGCCTGTGATGCTGCAAGGACACTCTGTGCTGATGGACCTACGAAATGAGACTTCTGTGGCTGGAGTAATCGATATAGCCGACGGACACATGACCTGTGAGCTCTCAAATGCTTGCAAATGTTTTGCAAAACATCGATGCATCGCTCAACATCGGTACCAGCAAAAACACCGGAAAACATCGGTAAACATCGGCAAAAAAAATTCGATGCTCGATGCATCGATGGGTTTTTACATCACTagctgaccggccacggccagcgatcgcccgcgtcgtttgaacttaaaggaaaaaaaaacataatcggcactccaaacaccgttccacattaaatgttattttgttctgtgtgttgtcctttattcagtatttagtattagcttaaaccgtttaacgtaaaatcttggccattgagaaaaatatgtaaaacaccaacacctttcacgaacctaaatctgcgatcagctgctCAGTTCCAGAACATTagcccttagtgggtgacgcgggggtcccatcagtccaccgtatttggtcgagcgatttgtggaaaaatatcgtttattgtttatgtcccggggacccttaacaagagctcttggtaggttaagtctccgttggggcccgagttaaattaactcccgtaaaactgaatccactcatctacacatattccattacgtatgggtgagggtatccctgttggttgaacgaaatttcagcagttatttccgGGTTTGCCTTTGTtacgaacgttttggtgtttctttttggttagtgataattttgagtatagctatttattaatgagaaagatgaaattgtcaatttatgattattaaagcttggatatatactGAAGCATGATGCcgtaaatttaaaatagagggaggacgcgtggccatggattaggccagccgttaccgttccagcagagggtggccaaaatgaacgttgtgtttggtcacaggtagggcgggcgcgcgaagtgataacacccaagcttcacccacttgatagccgtctgtttatgattttctttgtctttaggttgttgttagttttgatgtcccgagaagtagtatgtctccatctttgtctacatttggtgggcaaggggaactaccca harbors:
- the LOC117193418 gene encoding U7 snRNA-associated Sm-like protein LSm10 yields the protein MQKFSSQEKYFIANTLNCWPVMLQGHSVLMDLRNETSVAGVVDIADGHMTCELSNAVLIDRNGGQHPFDNFMVRNRMIRQIHIPTDIDVAQELRQAMERGVLRRNRVDGRNTQRTFKQKRAEMRHKETLEMITQQRSEKEQNQSNIQ